TGGGGACTCCTCTCTCTGCTTCCCCAACCTGAACTCGTCCTGCAGGCGGCTGCCGTGGCCCCGCAGTGAGCTGGCGCTCCTCTACGTGCTGCTGGCCTTCGTCTCTCTGCTCACCGTGAGCCTGAACCTGCTGGTCATCATCTCCATCTCCCACTTCCGGCAGCTGCACACGCCCACCAACGCGCTGCTGCTGTCCCTGGCCGTGTCCGACCTGGTGGTGGGGCTGACGGTGATGCCCATCGAAGGGCTGCGCTACCTGGAGACCTGCTGGCTGCTGGGCCGGCTCATGTGTGCGCTGGCGCCGTTCCTCTCCTACTGCCTGATCTCCGGCTCTCTGGGCCACATGGTGCTCATATCCGTAGACCGATACCTGGCCATCTGCCAGCCGCTGCTGTACCCCAGCAGGGTCACCCTGAGCCGGGTGGTGTTCCTGATCTGCCTGTGCTGGGGCTGCTCCGCCCTTTACAACGGCTGCATCCTGATGGGACACCTGAGGCGGCCGCACCTGTTCCGCAGCTGCCACGGCGAGTGCGTGGTGGTCATCAGTCGCATATCAGGAAGTGTTGACCTCCTCTTCTCGTTGGTCGGCCCCTGCTCTGTCATGCTGGTGCTGTACGCCCGGGTGTTTGTGGCGGCCGTGTCCCAGGTCTCGCGCTCTCCTGCTCCCATCGTGAAGGGGTCGGAGTGGAAAGCAGCCCGTACTCTAGGCATCGTGATCGCCGTTTTCCTCATGTGCTTCTGCCCGTACTACTACCCCTCCTTCGTAGGCGAAGACACCACCACAAACTTGTCGTATTTTGCCGTCCTGTCTTGGATCATGCAGCTGAATTCCTGCATCAATCCCCTCATCTATGCTCTGTTCTACCCCTGGTTCAGGAAGGCGGTCCGACTCATCTTCACCCTGAGAATCCTGCAGCCTCACTCCAGCGAGACCAAGCTCCTGTAGGCCTTTCCCCACAAACCTGAAGCCTCATAAAAACCTTTTTGCATAGATAACTCTATACATCGTTTTGTCCCTGAAACGTTTTAGTCCCGATAGTGATTCAGATTCAGCCCTTTAGTTTGTTTGTGGTCAATGGCTAACAATAACAGGTAAACAATCCCACTAAATACGCTTTAACAGACAGAATAAGCTGATTTTTGTTTAGTTCTGGTGTGCAGTAACCGATTTACcacataaatgtaaacttgtgAGGTAAATGTAAGAAACCTTTTTTCTAAAGTgctttaaaatatacaaatattaaaacataattgGTAAATAAATCCAGTACTTTTGCAAAAATACGCTTAAGTTGTACtatttcacaatgttttacttccacaaactagaaaaataaaaaaaaaatgaagttttaaatcttgaaatttttattaaaggagatttttctttgctgtatttttaccaTTTAGGTGCACTGAAGTTCagctgttttaaagtaaatattttcaatttataagtcaaataaaaataaaaaattttatgACCTCAAGAGTCCTgacaaaatattgtaaaatgctATAGGAAGACACAAACCGTTAAAGTACCGAGAGCTTAAATTGACCAGAAAAGAaacaaggaaaagaaagaa
This Oryzias melastigma strain HK-1 linkage group LG2, ASM292280v2, whole genome shotgun sequence DNA region includes the following protein-coding sequences:
- the LOC112160058 gene encoding trace amine-associated receptor 13c-like, which gives rise to MDGAGDSSLCFPNLNSSCRRLPWPRSELALLYVLLAFVSLLTVSLNLLVIISISHFRQLHTPTNALLLSLAVSDLVVGLTVMPIEGLRYLETCWLLGRLMCALAPFLSYCLISGSLGHMVLISVDRYLAICQPLLYPSRVTLSRVVFLICLCWGCSALYNGCILMGHLRRPHLFRSCHGECVVVISRISGSVDLLFSLVGPCSVMLVLYARVFVAAVSQVSRSPAPIVKGSEWKAARTLGIVIAVFLMCFCPYYYPSFVGEDTTTNLSYFAVLSWIMQLNSCINPLIYALFYPWFRKAVRLIFTLRILQPHSSETKLL